A portion of the Acidisarcina polymorpha genome contains these proteins:
- a CDS encoding SDR family oxidoreductase: MAKVVLITGANKGIGFEVARQLGRAGFTVLLGARDASRGEEASSKLREEGLDVRFVVADLNQAGESATQLAKQIGAEFGHLDVLVNNAGIFEKGDGHASDVSIETLRSTFETNFFGTVAFTQPLLPLLRAAESARIVNVSSGLGSIAINNDPNTPYYDAKVLAYNASKAALNMFTVDLAYDLRDTKIKVNSACPGYTATDLNNHSGHQTLEEGAVAIVRLAQLPDDGPTASFIHKDGTYSW; the protein is encoded by the coding sequence ATGGCAAAGGTTGTTCTGATCACGGGAGCCAACAAGGGCATCGGTTTCGAGGTGGCACGTCAGCTTGGGCGAGCCGGGTTTACAGTGCTGCTAGGAGCGCGAGATGCTTCGCGAGGAGAAGAGGCTTCGAGCAAGCTGCGAGAAGAGGGGCTTGATGTGCGCTTCGTTGTGGCAGACCTCAATCAAGCGGGCGAAAGTGCGACACAGCTTGCAAAGCAAATCGGTGCAGAGTTTGGGCATCTCGATGTGCTCGTGAATAACGCCGGAATCTTCGAAAAGGGCGATGGACACGCAAGTGATGTCAGCATCGAAACACTGCGAAGCACGTTCGAAACCAACTTCTTCGGCACCGTGGCATTCACCCAGCCGCTGTTACCTCTTCTGCGCGCCGCAGAAAGTGCGCGCATCGTAAATGTGTCCAGTGGGTTAGGTTCGATCGCCATCAACAATGACCCCAACACTCCCTACTACGACGCCAAGGTTCTCGCCTACAACGCCTCGAAGGCAGCGCTTAATATGTTCACGGTCGACCTCGCCTACGATCTACGCGACACAAAAATCAAGGTGAATTCAGCCTGCCCCGGCTATACCGCGACCGACTTGAACAACCACAGCGGTCACCAGACGCTGGAAGAGGGAGCCGTCGCCATCGTTCGCCTCGCCCAACTACCGGACGATGGGCCTACCGCGAGCTTCATCCACAAAGACGGCACTTACTCCTGGTAG
- a CDS encoding TetR/AcrR family transcriptional regulator, giving the protein MAYPSKTDRESILAAALEEVESGGLENLAIRSVAAKLGLAPNALYRYFENLSALELAVAEQVRFQMLEVLKKVIGRRGPSESIRALSEAYLQFAQERPRAFALYLKNSDLQTPQCAKNTEFFVEQVKRVYGEERAELASHALWAQVHGLAVLIGAGVLPWEEAHVRLKFNIKIWLDGASASPRKGSSSGELSHRS; this is encoded by the coding sequence ATGGCATATCCCTCGAAGACCGACCGAGAAAGCATTCTGGCTGCGGCGCTGGAGGAAGTCGAAAGCGGCGGCCTTGAGAACCTTGCCATTCGGTCCGTGGCTGCAAAGCTGGGACTGGCGCCAAATGCGCTCTACCGATACTTCGAGAATCTATCAGCTCTGGAGCTTGCTGTAGCTGAACAAGTCCGTTTCCAGATGCTCGAGGTCTTGAAGAAGGTGATCGGGCGAAGGGGTCCATCTGAGTCAATTCGCGCCCTCTCCGAGGCGTACCTCCAGTTTGCGCAGGAACGGCCTCGCGCCTTTGCGCTTTATTTGAAGAACTCCGATTTGCAGACTCCGCAGTGCGCGAAGAACACCGAGTTTTTTGTGGAGCAGGTAAAGCGGGTGTACGGAGAAGAGCGCGCAGAACTCGCGTCCCATGCGCTTTGGGCTCAGGTTCACGGTCTAGCGGTATTGATAGGTGCCGGGGTTTTGCCCTGGGAGGAAGCGCACGTCCGCCTAAAGTTCAATATCAAGATCTGGCTTGACGGCGCTTCAGCGTCGCCAAGAAAGGGCTCCAGCTCCGGTGAGCTGTCACACCGCTCGTGA
- a CDS encoding winged helix-turn-helix transcriptional regulator, producing MRYAAGMTRTHKMVGYSPKSKPNVSTGTRDCSPEAAAEAFELLEGRWKHVIIHNLFGSERGKPSVMRLSELERAVPDVSQKMLIQQLRCLE from the coding sequence ATGCGTTATGCTGCAGGAATGACAAGAACCCACAAGATGGTTGGGTACTCACCGAAGAGTAAGCCCAATGTTTCTACCGGGACAAGGGACTGCTCCCCTGAAGCTGCGGCAGAGGCTTTCGAACTCTTGGAAGGACGATGGAAGCATGTGATTATTCACAATCTCTTTGGCTCTGAAAGAGGCAAGCCGTCCGTTATGCGCTTGTCGGAGTTGGAGCGAGCTGTTCCCGATGTGTCCCAGAAGATGCTCATTCAGCAGTTACGCTGCCTGGAGTGA
- a CDS encoding aldo/keto reductase, whose product MRYTIFGDRTGLKVSEFALGTGMLGKAYGYGTEPDEALRILEGYAEAGGNLIDLSDAYQRGESERLIGTFVGNNRNDFILISKYTRSAHADPSLGVLGNSRKVMVQAVEESLKRLKTDRIDIYLAHLDDGVTPIEEIVRGFDDLARAGKIVYGGLCNFPAWRVATAVTIADLRGWLPIAVVQLEYSLIERTTERELLPMAEAMGLAVLGYSPLASGILTGKYRTGEKGRVTEFKAGVPQAGGNHEALLDVVIAVAAELHSDPAKVAIAWVSAKGVIPILGANTRSQLDANLGASLIRLDAEQIARLDKASDIPLGYPQERLRSEGVRAMLTGDRWNQIDRPARVVR is encoded by the coding sequence ATGCGCTATACGATTTTTGGAGATCGAACAGGTCTAAAGGTTTCGGAGTTCGCCCTGGGAACAGGGATGTTGGGTAAAGCCTATGGATATGGAACAGAGCCCGACGAGGCTTTGAGAATTCTGGAGGGCTACGCAGAAGCAGGTGGCAATCTAATCGATTTATCGGACGCGTATCAACGAGGAGAGTCAGAGCGCCTGATCGGAACGTTCGTTGGCAACAATCGTAATGACTTCATCCTCATTTCGAAATACACCCGTAGTGCCCATGCCGACCCTTCGCTTGGTGTTTTGGGAAACAGCCGGAAGGTCATGGTGCAAGCTGTTGAAGAGAGTTTGAAGCGGCTGAAGACCGACCGTATCGACATCTATCTCGCACATCTGGATGATGGCGTAACTCCCATTGAGGAGATTGTGCGCGGCTTCGACGACCTGGCGCGTGCAGGCAAGATCGTCTATGGAGGCTTGTGCAACTTTCCGGCATGGAGGGTCGCCACGGCCGTAACGATAGCCGATCTGAGAGGCTGGTTACCGATTGCTGTAGTCCAGTTGGAATATAGCTTGATCGAGCGAACGACGGAGCGCGAGCTCCTGCCCATGGCAGAGGCGATGGGATTGGCTGTCCTCGGCTACTCGCCTCTTGCGTCCGGGATCCTCACAGGAAAGTACCGCACGGGCGAGAAAGGGCGCGTGACTGAATTCAAAGCTGGGGTCCCTCAGGCGGGGGGCAACCATGAGGCTCTGCTTGACGTCGTGATTGCTGTTGCCGCTGAGCTACACAGCGATCCCGCGAAGGTCGCGATCGCGTGGGTGAGCGCCAAAGGAGTCATTCCCATCCTCGGGGCGAACACTCGCTCGCAACTGGACGCAAACCTCGGAGCTTCCTTGATCCGACTCGACGCTGAGCAAATTGCACGTCTGGATAAGGCAAGTGACATACCCCTCGGCTATCCGCAGGAGCGGCTTCGCAGCGAAGGAGTCCGCGCTATGCTCACCGGCGATCGATGGAACCAGATCGATCGTCCAGCTCGTGTTGTCCGGTAG
- a CDS encoding aldo/keto reductase, translating into MTLASYRTLGRSGLVVSPLALGTMTFGTARWGLDEAGSAAVFNAYVEAGGNFVDTADVYAGGRSEEMLGTFIAEQKLRDKIIVATKAGFAAGQGVHTGGNGAKHLHTALEGSLRRLRTDYVDLFWIHVWDSVTPAEELLETMTALVRSGKIRYWGMSNAPAWYVSKLATLAAVRGVSGPIALQYFYSLVNRDIEDEHVPLAEEFGMAIVPWSPLAYGLLTGKYDRAAVEAAPSRPGGLPRDAATGEFKRPEGDKRLDGANPFGDSLFTPRNWKIVDEVKRISTETGDTPARIALSWVIGRPGITSTLIGVSRPEQVMDNASASDIVLSADHRAALDAVSASSEPRFLYSLFTPALRQHVVFGGCSVETWR; encoded by the coding sequence GTGACTCTCGCAAGCTATCGCACCTTAGGCCGCTCTGGCCTCGTAGTCAGCCCTCTCGCCCTAGGCACCATGACCTTTGGAACCGCACGCTGGGGATTGGATGAAGCTGGGTCCGCTGCCGTCTTCAACGCCTACGTTGAGGCGGGTGGGAACTTCGTCGATACAGCAGACGTGTATGCAGGAGGTCGAAGCGAGGAGATGCTGGGGACTTTCATCGCTGAGCAGAAGCTTCGCGACAAGATCATCGTTGCGACCAAAGCCGGCTTTGCAGCAGGTCAGGGCGTGCATACGGGCGGTAATGGAGCAAAGCACCTGCACACCGCGCTCGAAGGTTCTTTGAGGCGTCTTCGCACGGACTACGTCGACCTTTTCTGGATTCATGTATGGGATTCTGTTACGCCGGCGGAAGAGCTTCTCGAAACGATGACGGCTCTAGTCCGTTCCGGCAAGATCCGGTATTGGGGCATGTCCAATGCGCCGGCCTGGTATGTCTCAAAGCTCGCCACCTTGGCCGCTGTGCGCGGAGTCTCCGGTCCCATTGCGTTGCAGTATTTTTATTCTCTGGTAAATCGCGACATAGAGGATGAGCATGTCCCGTTAGCCGAGGAATTTGGAATGGCCATCGTGCCGTGGAGTCCCCTGGCTTATGGGTTGCTTACGGGTAAGTACGATCGCGCGGCGGTTGAGGCCGCGCCCTCACGCCCGGGTGGGTTACCGCGCGATGCAGCGACCGGAGAATTCAAGCGTCCGGAAGGTGATAAGCGGCTCGACGGCGCAAACCCTTTTGGAGATTCGCTCTTTACGCCGCGCAACTGGAAGATCGTGGATGAAGTCAAAAGGATTTCTACGGAGACCGGAGATACCCCTGCCCGTATCGCCCTGTCCTGGGTCATCGGAAGACCCGGGATAACTTCAACGCTCATAGGAGTCAGCAGACCCGAGCAGGTCATGGACAATGCATCCGCGTCGGACATCGTACTTTCAGCAGACCATCGTGCGGCCCTCGATGCGGTAAGCGCTTCGTCCGAGCCGCGATTTCTATATAGCCTCTTTACGCCTGCATTGAGGCAACATGTGGTATTCGGAGGCTGCTCCGTGGAGACATGGAGATAA
- a CDS encoding TetR/AcrR family transcriptional regulator, with protein sequence MEQPEGIANRKVGRPLGFDRDAALREAMLLFWRHGYEATSVSELTRVMGITPPSLYTAFGDKKQLFLESVQLYTSGDVTSELIIDRASTARDAALGLLQASAIGFTGESTPAGCLLASSAISCSAAAADVQRALRDIRLNIEKRLRGKIVADRSIRKLKPKIDAEALAGHVMAVIQGMSTLARDGATRAKLLSVASAAMLAWPTAS encoded by the coding sequence ATGGAACAGCCTGAAGGCATCGCGAACCGCAAGGTAGGACGGCCTCTGGGGTTTGATCGAGATGCCGCGTTACGCGAAGCGATGTTGTTGTTCTGGAGGCACGGCTACGAAGCCACGTCAGTGAGCGAGTTGACCAGAGTGATGGGAATCACGCCGCCAAGCCTCTACACAGCTTTCGGGGATAAGAAGCAACTTTTCCTTGAATCCGTCCAGCTTTACACATCAGGCGACGTGACTTCAGAACTGATCATCGACAGGGCATCCACTGCACGTGATGCAGCCCTCGGACTGCTACAGGCGTCAGCGATCGGATTCACCGGTGAGAGCACTCCAGCAGGATGTTTACTAGCGAGCTCGGCCATCAGCTGCTCTGCTGCGGCCGCGGATGTGCAGAGAGCACTGCGCGACATACGGCTCAACATTGAGAAGCGTCTTCGAGGCAAGATTGTTGCCGACCGATCGATCCGTAAGCTCAAGCCGAAGATCGACGCAGAAGCCCTGGCAGGTCATGTTATGGCCGTTATTCAAGGGATGTCCACGTTGGCCCGTGATGGTGCCACGAGGGCTAAACTCTTGTCTGTTGCATCGGCAGCGATGCTGGCATGGCCGACTGCAAGCTAG
- a CDS encoding alpha/beta fold hydrolase — MRTSIGDISLWFDTDGVGLVVDGKAMLERRTIVILHGGPGFDHSTLKPEYEVLAQVAQLVFIDQRGHGRSDLSEKQFWNLDRWADDVAAFCHTLDIKEPILLGQSFGGFVALAAAIRHPSLFRGVITLGSVAHVEREAAIARFGELGGPPAAAAFADVLARPEDETAFTKFTQLCFPLYSRQGFNPVKMARSIINRELINHFFGPGGEYGNFDLRAGLATTHTPTLLLHGKLDPILPIEFARATAAAFPPGVAELVAYDDCAHSVAADRWEDAHSRMVEFIRRLD, encoded by the coding sequence TTGCGCACATCGATTGGTGATATATCTCTCTGGTTCGACACCGACGGTGTCGGCCTCGTTGTGGACGGGAAGGCCATGCTCGAACGTAGGACAATAGTGATATTGCATGGCGGTCCCGGCTTCGACCACAGCACCCTCAAGCCAGAGTATGAGGTTCTGGCACAGGTTGCTCAGCTGGTGTTCATCGACCAGCGCGGTCATGGCCGCAGCGACTTGAGTGAAAAGCAGTTCTGGAACCTCGATCGCTGGGCTGACGATGTTGCGGCCTTCTGTCACACGCTCGACATCAAAGAGCCAATCCTGTTGGGGCAGTCCTTTGGGGGCTTTGTAGCGCTTGCCGCTGCCATTCGGCACCCGTCGCTTTTCCGAGGCGTCATCACGCTGGGATCGGTGGCCCACGTTGAGCGCGAGGCAGCGATCGCCCGCTTCGGCGAGTTAGGCGGACCACCCGCAGCGGCCGCGTTTGCAGACGTGCTCGCCAGGCCCGAGGACGAAACGGCTTTCACAAAATTCACCCAGCTGTGCTTTCCACTCTATTCTCGGCAGGGATTCAATCCAGTCAAGATGGCTCGCTCAATCATCAATCGTGAGCTGATCAACCATTTCTTCGGTCCGGGCGGAGAGTATGGCAATTTTGATCTCCGCGCCGGTCTGGCAACTACCCACACCCCTACTCTTCTGCTGCACGGCAAACTTGACCCGATTCTGCCGATCGAATTCGCGAGAGCGACTGCTGCTGCCTTTCCGCCCGGAGTAGCGGAACTCGTCGCGTATGACGATTGCGCCCATAGTGTGGCTGCTGACCGCTGGGAGGATGCCCACTCACGCATGGTGGAATTTATCCGCCGGCTCGACTAA
- a CDS encoding class I SAM-dependent methyltransferase, producing MGVVESLTPAEWAKQLANPEGEIGLAVIERVYESNAKSSLGEVAKLALGPGSRVLEIGFGNGRMAPHVIGQAEGVSYAGLDYSPTMVAEAERFNAALVAKGRASFHLGSAEHMPFPRSSFDCVFSVGAAHFWPAPNLALSEIRRVLRLGGRSLMGCLHPLTAPPFARPENGFYLREAEEWNALHQAAGFVGVQVETIETEQIGAAGTLVKRYILKIDGRA from the coding sequence ATGGGTGTGGTTGAATCGCTTACACCAGCCGAGTGGGCCAAACAACTTGCCAATCCAGAGGGGGAGATTGGCCTCGCAGTGATTGAGCGGGTCTACGAGAGTAACGCCAAATCCAGCCTAGGAGAGGTCGCGAAGCTGGCATTGGGGCCAGGCAGCCGCGTCCTCGAGATTGGATTTGGGAATGGTCGAATGGCGCCGCACGTTATCGGCCAGGCAGAGGGTGTTTCATACGCCGGGCTTGATTACTCGCCAACCATGGTTGCGGAAGCGGAGCGATTCAATGCTGCGCTGGTTGCCAAAGGTCGCGCCAGCTTCCATCTCGGTTCGGCCGAGCACATGCCATTTCCACGCAGCAGTTTCGACTGCGTCTTTTCTGTTGGTGCAGCTCATTTCTGGCCCGCTCCCAACCTCGCGCTTTCTGAGATCCGTCGTGTATTGCGCTTAGGAGGCCGAAGTTTGATGGGCTGTTTGCACCCTCTTACGGCGCCTCCGTTTGCCCGACCCGAGAATGGCTTCTACCTTCGGGAAGCCGAAGAGTGGAATGCGCTTCACCAGGCTGCTGGCTTTGTGGGTGTTCAGGTTGAAACGATAGAAACAGAGCAAATAGGTGCGGCAGGCACATTGGTGAAACGTTATATCTTGAAGATTGACGGACGTGCTTAA
- a CDS encoding SDR family NAD(P)-dependent oxidoreductase, translating into MLSSGVAYPLPERSIALDRLYDTVKREKGGIDVLFASAGRGEPEPLGQVKEVFFDNISNLDLRGTLFHSASPLFNDKGSIFMNGSGMSVKGFPGFSVYAGSMAALRSFESTMTSAPRHRKLETEQRHATGALDEERVASLQTGPHNQSIPRGHGSTWETSRLRKGMMFGIATTENSGITTYFASTPSVARPPRPEDT; encoded by the coding sequence TTGCTTTCCAGCGGAGTAGCCTACCCACTACCCGAGAGATCGATCGCTCTGGATCGGCTCTACGATACGGTGAAGCGGGAGAAGGGCGGCATCGACGTCTTGTTCGCGAGTGCTGGAAGAGGCGAGCCTGAGCCACTTGGGCAGGTAAAGGAGGTTTTTTTTGACAACATCTCCAATCTCGACTTGCGGGGCACCCTGTTTCACAGTGCGTCGCCCCTGTTCAACGACAAGGGCTCGATCTTCATGAATGGATCGGGCATGAGCGTGAAGGGATTCCCCGGCTTCTCCGTCTACGCTGGGAGCATGGCCGCGCTCCGGTCGTTTGAGAGCACGATGACCTCAGCCCCGCGCCACCGCAAACTGGAGACCGAACAGCGACACGCCACCGGTGCCCTGGACGAGGAGCGTGTCGCCAGCCTTCAGACCGGCCCGCACAACCAGTCCATTCCACGCGGTCACGGCAGCACATGGGAGACTAGCCGCCTCCGCAAAGGAATGATGTTCGGGATAGCGACCACGGAGAATTCGGGCATCACGACATACTTCGCCAGCACACCATCTGTCGCTAGGCCTCCCAGGCCAGAAGACACGTAA
- the bla gene encoding class A beta-lactamase — MFPAVTIHSQILLQQRIATLAEEAKGIVSVSCSLPRTNLNCDLNAHGHQPMQSAFKLPLGLAVLHAVEQGQLSLDQQVRFLPSDIYKDTFSPLQDMYPNANVDVPLRQLLELSVGRSDNTATDILLRLMGGTGPVQSYLDTLGLQGIQIRDSERSLHDDERRQYRNFAEPAAFVKLLRLLADTSPLNAEHAQYLLAIMTASPSGPKRLKGLLPAGTIVAHKTGTSGYENGMAAATNDVGLITLPDGRRLALAVLVTDAHADEAAVEHTIASIAHACYDAALVAKP; from the coding sequence ATGTTCCCTGCCGTTACTATCCATTCCCAAATACTCCTGCAGCAGCGAATTGCCACGTTGGCGGAGGAAGCGAAGGGTATTGTCTCCGTCTCCTGCTCACTGCCAAGAACAAATCTCAACTGCGATTTGAACGCGCATGGCCATCAGCCCATGCAGTCGGCGTTCAAGCTGCCTCTAGGACTTGCCGTGCTGCACGCGGTAGAGCAAGGGCAGCTATCTCTCGATCAACAGGTGCGTTTCCTTCCCTCGGATATCTATAAAGATACGTTCAGTCCGCTTCAGGACATGTATCCGAATGCAAACGTTGATGTGCCTCTTCGTCAGTTGCTCGAGCTGTCTGTCGGTCGGTCCGACAACACAGCCACGGACATTCTGCTCCGACTTATGGGTGGAACAGGGCCGGTCCAAAGTTATCTCGACACACTCGGATTGCAAGGCATTCAGATACGTGATTCGGAACGTAGTCTGCACGACGATGAGCGACGTCAATACCGCAATTTCGCGGAGCCTGCGGCCTTTGTGAAACTGCTGCGCTTACTTGCAGATACCTCCCCGCTGAACGCTGAACATGCCCAATACCTGCTGGCCATCATGACGGCATCGCCCTCGGGGCCGAAGCGACTGAAAGGCCTGCTCCCCGCTGGCACCATCGTTGCACATAAGACGGGAACATCCGGCTATGAAAATGGCATGGCAGCGGCTACGAATGATGTAGGCCTCATCACGCTGCCCGACGGACGCCGCCTCGCCCTAGCCGTCCTCGTGACAGACGCACATGCCGATGAAGCTGCGGTGGAACATACCATCGCTTCGATCGCTCACGCATGCTATGACGCAGCGCTCGTCGCGAAGCCATGA
- the greB gene encoding transcription elongation factor GreB, with protein MSVLAWIRRLSPLGLLATARFPGTVWEAVQGLVSINVYSSNRVNKGRKLRKGFTRRPKAEEPAANHDKNYITPGGIQRLEDERRFLLTHDRPAVVEVVAWAASNGDRSENADYQYSKRRLRQIDGRVRFLTKRIEAAEVVDPEAPRKWQRATRAFFGATVRYANAAGAKREVSIVGTDEVNLDRNHISWASPLGHALKGAAEGDEVVLHAPGGTETLTVLEVRYERISVEPFHIPPRSDISTGRQEDVKSR; from the coding sequence ATGAGCGTTTTGGCCTGGATACGCCGATTGAGCCCGCTCGGATTGCTAGCCACAGCCCGATTTCCCGGCACTGTATGGGAAGCCGTGCAAGGATTAGTATCGATAAACGTCTATAGCTCAAATCGCGTTAATAAAGGGCGCAAATTGCGAAAAGGGTTTACGAGAAGACCGAAAGCAGAGGAGCCGGCGGCAAACCACGACAAAAACTACATCACCCCAGGGGGAATCCAACGCCTGGAAGATGAACGACGTTTCTTGCTCACGCACGATCGCCCCGCCGTGGTGGAAGTGGTGGCGTGGGCTGCGAGCAATGGCGATCGCAGCGAGAACGCCGACTATCAATACAGCAAGCGACGACTGCGGCAGATCGACGGACGGGTTCGTTTCCTGACAAAGCGAATCGAAGCAGCAGAGGTGGTGGATCCGGAAGCTCCGAGGAAATGGCAACGGGCGACAAGGGCATTCTTTGGAGCCACCGTGCGCTATGCGAATGCCGCGGGTGCAAAGCGAGAGGTGAGCATCGTCGGCACAGATGAAGTGAATCTCGACCGCAACCACATCAGTTGGGCTTCACCCCTGGGGCACGCACTAAAGGGAGCGGCAGAGGGCGACGAAGTGGTTCTTCATGCCCCGGGCGGCACGGAAACCCTGACGGTGCTGGAAGTGCGATACGAGCGCATCTCCGTAGAACCGTTTCACATACCACCTAGGTCGGACATCTCGACTGGACGGCAGGAGGACGTTAAGTCCCGTTAG
- a CDS encoding glycosyltransferase, with product MGPALHIRREENGLHVVTPLLPLGTSGAEAIDAQRFLLKNFLKERKIHSFLAWYYTPMALEYTSDVKPELVIYDCMDELSAFQGAPPQLVELERELFRRADLVFVGGQSLYHVKRKQHANVHCFPSSIDRAHFVVAREGLANPTDQRLIPHPRIGFFGVLDERLDTALLAAVAEQNPQWSLILLGPVVKIRPEQLPRLPNIHYLGQKQYGDLPAYLSNWDVAMLPFANNASTRFISPTKTPEYLAAGKRVVSTPIQDVIEPYGRLGLVDIAATPKEFSTAIESALTSTDDESWLDRVDQMLSHISWDKTFAGMWHEVTRLLGRSSEYAAGYTTVKEIASV from the coding sequence GTGGGTCCTGCTCTCCATATCCGCAGGGAAGAGAATGGATTGCATGTGGTGACCCCTCTCCTTCCCCTTGGTACCAGCGGGGCCGAAGCGATAGACGCTCAGCGTTTTTTGTTGAAGAACTTCCTTAAGGAACGAAAGATTCACAGCTTCCTAGCTTGGTATTACACGCCGATGGCCTTGGAGTATACCTCAGATGTGAAACCAGAGCTGGTGATCTACGACTGCATGGATGAATTGTCAGCCTTCCAGGGGGCTCCTCCTCAGTTGGTAGAGCTAGAGCGCGAACTCTTCCGCCGTGCCGACCTTGTCTTTGTTGGAGGTCAGAGCCTTTACCATGTCAAACGAAAGCAACACGCGAACGTGCATTGCTTTCCCAGCAGCATCGATCGGGCCCACTTTGTAGTCGCGCGAGAGGGACTCGCGAATCCAACGGACCAGCGACTTATTCCGCATCCCCGTATTGGTTTTTTTGGTGTGCTCGATGAGCGACTTGACACTGCCCTGCTCGCTGCAGTCGCAGAGCAGAACCCGCAGTGGAGTTTGATTTTGCTTGGACCAGTGGTAAAGATTCGTCCGGAACAACTGCCGCGACTTCCTAACATTCATTATCTCGGGCAAAAACAATACGGCGATCTCCCCGCCTATCTCAGCAATTGGGATGTGGCGATGCTGCCCTTTGCCAACAATGCATCCACTCGCTTCATCAGCCCCACTAAGACACCGGAGTACCTGGCTGCAGGAAAGCGTGTAGTAAGCACTCCCATTCAGGACGTGATCGAGCCGTATGGTCGGCTTGGCCTGGTAGATATTGCAGCGACCCCAAAAGAGTTCAGTACTGCCATCGAAAGTGCCCTTACGAGCACGGATGACGAGAGCTGGTTAGACAGAGTCGACCAGATGCTGAGCCATATATCCTGGGATAAGACCTTCGCGGGCATGTGGCACGAGGTCACTCGCCTTCTCGGCCGCTCGTCGGAATATGCTGCAGGTTACACAACCGTAAAGGAGATTGCGAGTGTTTGA
- the glf gene encoding UDP-galactopyranose mutase, with amino-acid sequence MFDYLIVGAGFAGSVMAERLASQMDASVLLIDRRPHIGGNAYDFYNEAGILVHRYGPHIFHTNSKRVFDYLTRFTAWRPYEHRVQASVDGQLVPIPINLDTLNKLYGLNMTCRQVEDFLTSVAEPRSPIMTSEDVVVSRVGRELYEKFFRNYTRKQWGLDPSELDASVTLRVPVRTSRDDRYFTDQYQAMPLHGYTRMFERMLDHPNIRIMLNTEFRDVREEVSFTNVIFTGKIDEYFDYCLGKLPYRSLRFEHQTHNSKRFQPAAVVNYPNEHAYTRVTEFKYLTGQQHASTSVVFEYPCSEGDPYYPIPQPQNAELYRQYKTMAEFTPNVHFAGRLGTYKYYNMDQVVAQALKLYQTITERADHPLLLTDRAVDQEEMRDRSAA; translated from the coding sequence GTGTTTGACTATTTGATCGTAGGCGCGGGCTTTGCCGGCAGTGTGATGGCAGAACGCCTTGCTTCACAGATGGACGCGAGCGTCCTGCTGATTGATCGCCGTCCCCACATCGGCGGCAATGCGTATGACTTCTACAACGAAGCGGGGATTCTCGTTCATCGCTACGGTCCGCATATTTTCCACACAAATTCGAAGAGAGTGTTCGACTACCTCACGCGATTTACAGCGTGGCGCCCGTATGAGCATCGCGTGCAGGCGAGTGTGGATGGCCAGCTCGTACCGATTCCAATCAACCTGGATACGTTGAACAAATTATACGGATTAAATATGACCTGCAGGCAGGTCGAGGATTTTCTTACTTCGGTGGCTGAACCGCGCAGCCCCATCATGACTTCGGAAGACGTGGTGGTAAGTCGCGTAGGTCGTGAGCTCTACGAAAAGTTCTTTCGCAACTATACAAGAAAGCAGTGGGGGCTAGATCCATCTGAGTTGGACGCTTCCGTCACGTTGCGGGTTCCCGTAAGAACCAGCAGAGATGATCGATATTTCACCGACCAATATCAGGCGATGCCACTGCACGGGTATACCAGGATGTTCGAGCGAATGCTCGATCATCCGAATATCCGGATAATGCTCAATACAGAATTCCGGGACGTTCGTGAAGAGGTCTCGTTTACCAACGTAATCTTCACTGGCAAGATCGATGAATACTTCGATTACTGCTTAGGCAAATTGCCTTATCGTTCGCTACGTTTCGAGCACCAGACTCACAACTCCAAAAGGTTTCAGCCGGCCGCTGTGGTCAACTACCCGAACGAGCACGCTTATACGCGAGTGACGGAGTTCAAGTATCTGACCGGTCAACAGCATGCAAGTACAAGCGTTGTATTCGAATACCCTTGTTCAGAAGGCGATCCATACTATCCGATCCCGCAACCGCAGAATGCCGAGTTATACAGGCAGTACAAGACAATGGCAGAGTTTACACCGAACGTCCACTTTGCGGGGCGGCTCGGCACCTACAAGTATTACAACATGGACCAGGTAGTCGCTCAGGCGCTCAAGCTGTATCAAACTATCACGGAGCGCGCGGATCACCCGTTGCTACTTACAGATAGAGCTGTTGATCAGGAAGAAATGAGAGACAGGTCCGCCGCGTGA